The genomic stretch GCCGACAGGCACCGGCGGCGCGCTGGCCTGGGCCATATCGGGCAGCACCAGCATCGTGCTGCGCAAGACCGGCGGCAGATCGAATTGATGCACCGCCAGAGGCATCGCGATCGCATAGCACAACAGCCGTGGCGCTGTCGGTCCGGGCAGGATCGCCTCGGCGCGCAGCGGCTGGCTGGGGCGGCTCAGCGCTGCGAACAAAGGCCAGAGCGGACAGGCCGCCCCCATCGCGGGCATCGCAAAGCCCGGCACCGGTTTAAGATAGATCAACGCCCCCGCAGCATCGCAAACGGCAAGCCCCATCGGCGGATGGCCCGCATCGGGCGGCAGACAGGGCAACCGGCGCAGGACCGTGGCGAAATCAACGCCATATTGCGCGGCCAGCTGGGCGGGGTCATAATGGCAGGCCCGCGCCGCCTGCGCAAAAGCGGCCATCGGCAAGGCGCGCGCATCATCGGCATATTGGCGGCAGATCCCGGCCAGCAGCGCCGCCGCCGCCCCGGTCAATCCCGATTGCGCGACAATATCCTCTGGGCTGGCCGTTTCGGCCTCGATCATCGGCAGGTGATAGCTGTGCTGCGCCAGAAACGCATCGACCTGCCCCATCGGCGTATCGGGCGACGGATCGGCGGCGGCGGGCGCGTCCAGATAGGCCACCAGCGCCTCGCTGCTTTTGCCAAGGCGCAGGCTGTCGGTATGGATGTTTTCGTGAAACCGGCGCTGCCAATCGGCGTCGATCTGTTCCTGACCGACAAGAATCGCCGCGCTGGACCGGATCGCGGTCACCGCCGAAATCACATCATGCAGGGCCGTCGCCAGAAACGGGTCATGCGCCATGCGGTCGGTCAAAGCATCGACGCGTTGATCCAGCACCGCCAAACGGCGCGCCTGCAAGGCGATCAGCCCGGCCCAACCGGGGAAACGCGCGACCAATTCCTCGGCGCGGGCGATTTCGGCCATGTCACCGGCAAGGCCTGCGGCG from Yoonia vestfoldensis encodes the following:
- a CDS encoding helix-turn-helix transcriptional regulator; translation: MTIARMTGTRIREKRIDLGLRQANVARAVGISPSYLNLIEHNRRRIGGKLLTDLARALGVDPSSLADGADRDLLDQLHSAAGLAGDMAEIARAEELVARFPGWAGLIALQARRLAVLDQRVDALTDRMAHDPFLATALHDVISAVTAIRSSAAILVGQEQIDADWQRRFHENIHTDSLRLGKSSEALVAYLDAPAAADPSPDTPMGQVDAFLAQHSYHLPMIEAETASPEDIVAQSGLTGAAAALLAGICRQYADDARALPMAAFAQAARACHYDPAQLAAQYGVDFATVLRRLPCLPPDAGHPPMGLAVCDAAGALIYLKPVPGFAMPAMGAACPLWPLFAALSRPSQPLRAEAILPGPTAPRLLCYAIAMPLAVHQFDLPPVLRSTMLVLPDMAQASAPPVPVGIACRICPRADCASRREPAIIGTPTAL